Genomic window (Streptomyces yatensis):
AGGACGTCGTCGAGGTTCTCCATGAAGAACTCGTGGTTCTGCCGCCCCATGTCCTGGCGGGTCTCGTGCAGGAAGTCCTTGAACCCCTCCAGGACCTCCATCGCCCCCGGAAGGGCGTGGAAGCGGCGGTAGAGCCGGGAGACGAAGGTCTGCACGACGACGTTGAACGTCTCGAACTCGAACACCGCCGACTGGTCGGTGATGACGCCGCGCTTGTGGTAGTCCTCGTCGTTGTAGAGCGAGGCGAAGTGGACGGCGAGCCGCTCGACGCGCTCATCGCTGTGGCGGTAGTCGTAGGGGTCGAGATTGTCCTCGTAAGCGGGGCCGAGGAGGCCGTCGTCCGCCAGTTTGCGGGCGATGGACGTGCCCGGGTAGACCTCCAGCCGCTCGGTGAGCCGGCGCAGGTTGTGCCCGGCGTGCCGGCGCAGGAAGTCGGCGTTCTGGGTCAGGGTCTCGACCGTGGCGTAGGGGTGGAACGGAATGAACCCCATGGCCAGATAGATGCCGTGCTCGCGCAGCAGCCGGATGATGGTGATGTTGTCCTCGACGGTGGCGCGCTTCTCCCACAGCAGCAGCTCTTCGGGGACGCCGGATTCGATGCCGACGTTGACCTTCTCCAGGCCGCTGCGGACGAGCAGGTCGAGCAGGTCGTGGTCCTCGGCGCAGTCGGACCAGTTCTCGGCGCGCATGCAGACGTTGTAGTAGATGTCGAGACCGCGGTCGAGGATGCCCTCGGCGATGGCGCGGACCCGTTTCTTGCCGACCCGGCCGCCGTCGGGGTCCTCGAAGGTGGAGTCGATGAAGTCGAAGGTGCGGAACCGGTGGTCGCGGACGAGCTGCTCCACCTCGTCCAGGACGTAGTCGGGGCCGACCCCGCGCCATGCCTTGCCCGCCTGGACGCGGTTGCCGAGGTTGGGGGCCGAGCAGAAGGTGCAGCGGGCGACGCAGCCGCGGCTGGTGCTGACCCGGACGTATTCGAGCTTGTTGCCGTGGGCGATGAGCTGATCGCGGACCGGGTACGGCAGCACCTCCAGGTTGTGGACGAGCGGGCGGGCCGGGTTCTGCCGGTATCCGCCGTCCTGATCCCGGTAGCCGATGCCGGGGCAGTCGGCGATGTCCTCGCCGAGGGCGAGCCGCTGGGCGAGGTCCAGGATGATGGGCTCGCCCTCGCCGACCGCGACGATGTCGGCGTGCGGGTTGACCCGCAGCACATCGGTGCCGGTGAACGTCCCGGCGGGGCCGCCGCAGGCGATGACCACCTCGGGCATCTCCTTGCGCAGGGCAGCGCAGAACTCCACGCAGCTGGGCACGTTGAGGCTCATCAGCGTGAAGCACACCAGGCCGGGGGCGTAGGCGGCGATGGCGTCCACGACCTCCTGGTGGTGGCCGTGCTCGGCCTCGCGGATCTCGCAGGAGAAGCCCGCCGCGCGCAGCGTCGCGGCCATATAGGCGACGCCGAGGTGTTCGGGGGACATCACCAGGTCGCCGTCGAGCAGGATCACGAAGCTCACCCGGAAGGCGGCCGGGTCGGTGATCCTGGCGTCGAGCGCTATCTCGAAGTGTCCCGGCTTCTCCCGGGGCTGGAGCCCCAGCTCTTTCCCGGACGTCAGCATCGGATGTCCTCCTCGTTCCGCGGCCGCATGACCCGCACGTCGGTGCCCTCGGTTCCGGGTGGCGGATCGATGCCCAGGGAGGCCAGGACGGTCGGCGCCACGTCTCGCATGTGCAGGGGGTCGGTGCCCTGGTCGCCCCGGCACCAGAAGGTGGCGTCCGGGCGGGTGTGGGTGCCGGTCAGCGGGGCGTCCCCGATGATCCGGTCGGTGGCCCACGCGCCCCGGATCTGTACGCCGGGGGCGGGCATCACGACCAGGTCGGGGGCGTCGTCCGCGTACGGGCCGGCGTAGGTCTCCGGCCCGGAGAGCACCTCGGCGGCGACGGGGGTGCCGGCGCCGCCCTCGGTGATCCGGCCGTCCTCGGCGATCCGCAGGGCGAGCAGCCGCGCGGTGAGCTCGCCGGGGTCGGTGGGCGGTCCGCCGCGGGGGAAGCGGTCGGTGGTGTTGAGGTAGATACGGCCGGGGTCGAGCGCGAACGCCCGGGTGCGCTCGTCGATCTCCTCCAGGGACTCGGCGCCGGGCGGCAGCGCGAGGTACCCGGCCCGCCGCAGCCAGGCGTTCAGATAGAACTGTGTGTGCGCCGGGCCGAAGCCGTGGTCGCTGGCGAGGAACAGCGCGCCGTCCCCG
Coding sequences:
- a CDS encoding B12-binding domain-containing radical SAM protein codes for the protein MLTSGKELGLQPREKPGHFEIALDARITDPAAFRVSFVILLDGDLVMSPEHLGVAYMAATLRAAGFSCEIREAEHGHHQEVVDAIAAYAPGLVCFTLMSLNVPSCVEFCAALRKEMPEVVIACGGPAGTFTGTDVLRVNPHADIVAVGEGEPIILDLAQRLALGEDIADCPGIGYRDQDGGYRQNPARPLVHNLEVLPYPVRDQLIAHGNKLEYVRVSTSRGCVARCTFCSAPNLGNRVQAGKAWRGVGPDYVLDEVEQLVRDHRFRTFDFIDSTFEDPDGGRVGKKRVRAIAEGILDRGLDIYYNVCMRAENWSDCAEDHDLLDLLVRSGLEKVNVGIESGVPEELLLWEKRATVEDNITIIRLLREHGIYLAMGFIPFHPYATVETLTQNADFLRRHAGHNLRRLTERLEVYPGTSIARKLADDGLLGPAYEDNLDPYDYRHSDERVERLAVHFASLYNDEDYHKRGVITDQSAVFEFETFNVVVQTFVSRLYRRFHALPGAMEVLEGFKDFLHETRQDMGRQNHEFFMENLDDVLTDRLDPAKRRRQLEQIETRFRTCIDRIRAEQLRVGMRLHRFGADVTAISSSLPPVTPGGAPRSYNGGAPTW